CACCAACCACTACTCGAAGATCATCCACTCCCAGATGGCCGACGGCCACGCGTACGGGTTCGCCTTCGACGACGTCGGCAACCACGAGGCGCTCGTCCACGACGGAAACCCGCAGCAGGCCGGCTTGATCCTCGATCCGTTCAACTGACGGCTTGACTCCTGGCTTGGTTAGTGGCAACTTACCGTTCGTGGGAACTTACGGATCACTCGAAGCTGCCGGACCGGTGCTGGACGCGCTGGGCGACCCGACGCGCCGGGTGATCCTCGAGACGCTGCGGACCGGCGGGCCGTGCTCGGTCGGCGTACTGGCCGAGCGCGTGCCCGTCAGCCGGCCCGCGATCTCGCAGCACCTGAAGGTGCTCGGCGCGGTCGGTCTGGTGCAGCACGAGGCGCGCGGGACCCGGAACATCTACCGGGTCCATCAGGCGGGTCTCGCCGAGCTGCGCAGCTGGCTCGACCAGTTCTGGGGCGACGCGTTGCAGGCGTACGCCGACCACGTCCAGCGGACTGCACGGGGGACCGAGGAGGAGCGGAAATGACTGTGGAACAAGACATCTCGCCGTTGGTGAAGACCGTCGTCGTACCGGTCGGGGTCGATCGGGCCTTCGAGGCGTTCACCGCGGAGACGTCGGCGTGGTGGCCGCTGTTCAGCCACTCGGTCGGCGCGGCCGCGGCGAACGCGGTACGACTGGAGGGCGCCGTCGGCGGACGCATCGTCGAGTACGGCGCCGACGGCGAGATCGCCACCTGGGGCACCCTGTCGGACTGGGATCCGCCGAAGACGCTGAGCTTCAGCTGGCACCCCGGCCAGGATCCGTCAGAAGCCGGGCAGGTCACGGTGACGTTCGACGCGACCGACGGCGGCACACAGGTCCAGCTCGTGCACTCCGGCTGGGAACGCCGCGGCGACGGCGGCCGGGCCCGTCTCAGCTACG
This Kribbella sp. NBC_00482 DNA region includes the following protein-coding sequences:
- a CDS encoding ArsR/SmtB family transcription factor, whose translation is MGTYGSLEAAGPVLDALGDPTRRVILETLRTGGPCSVGVLAERVPVSRPAISQHLKVLGAVGLVQHEARGTRNIYRVHQAGLAELRSWLDQFWGDALQAYADHVQRTARGTEEERK
- a CDS encoding SRPBCC domain-containing protein, which translates into the protein MTVEQDISPLVKTVVVPVGVDRAFEAFTAETSAWWPLFSHSVGAAAANAVRLEGAVGGRIVEYGADGEIATWGTLSDWDPPKTLSFSWHPGQDPSEAGQVTVTFDATDGGTQVQLVHSGWERRGDGGRARLSYDTGWDFVLGKYVEHAR